In the genome of Aedes aegypti strain LVP_AGWG chromosome 2, AaegL5.0 Primary Assembly, whole genome shotgun sequence, the window AGAAAAACATTGTTTGTGATATTTGTTATGAAATATTTGATGTAAATATAACCAGAAATGcctcagaatgaaaaaaaatatgtgtaagtAAAGTGCTTGGTGAAGTCTCAAGAAAACTGTCATTTTCATTCCAAACTAAAGGTAGTCCATCTTAACCCGACTGGcactcttaccccgtcttcctcctattgaattagtttttgttatttttgcaTAAACTAAAACAGTTGAAAATTCAATAGAAATCTATTTatcgaattttcaaactttctcGTAATTTGAATCGCTTTTATAGCAACCAATTGTTCTAAAtgtaacgtctgtttgtctatgcTTTTACCCTATGCCGAACCGATTTCCCTAGTTTCAAGTTTATTCACACCCTCTACAGGCATGATTCATCATCAAGTTCACAGGCCTTTGTAAAAACACACAACACTGCGACCTTGATTAATCACCATAAAATCACTTTCATTTACTCACCTAAAACACCATGCAACCAGTTCTCCGCTGGCATTGTACAGTCCCACGTTGGGATTCCACGCGGCAAGCCTCTGCAAGAAGAACAACGACCCCGTGTGCCTATTGGGCCACACGGCATCGGCCTTGGCAGCATCTTCAGCCGTCAGATCGCCCAGCCGGAATCCTTCGGGAAGCTCGACCTCCAGCTTGGTCGATTCCTCCCGGGGCAAGTAGTACAGATAGGTGCAGCTGTCGTATTCCTTGCGAAGGCCCTTGGCATCGATTACGTCTATCACGGCGTTCCGATGTCTCGCTAGGAACGAGCTCACTTTGAACCCTTGGCTCCAATCGAGCAGGTGCAGTGCCCGCTGCAGTACATCATTGCCGCCGGTTGCCGCAAGCGTGTACAGAAACAGCTGATAGCGATCCTGAAATATGGGTCAAAAACATTTGTTGGTTGCTCTGACTCTATCGTTCTTTGTCGTCGGTACAGTGCGAATAAGCTGCCATGGGCGGCTCTAGTGTTTTGCAGAATGAAGggaaatatcaaatttttctaTACACCAACATGTATGCAAATCATTcagttttaatttgaaaataaggcACGGCGGGGTAAGTGGATACTGAAACATCAATAGTTGATCTTTTGATCTTTAGCTAACCTGAATAATGTGAATttaacttttttatattaaaatcaCACATGTAATTACAATAAGTTATAAGTTGTTATTCATGCTAATTTGATACAAGTAggccatgatttgaaaattgtaaaaatcaaaatgtggtcgcTCATCATTGTGAGGATTGGTTTGTGTACCTTCTTAGTGATTTGTTAAGAAGAGTGAGAATAGTTTCCAACATATTAATAGTCAATTCAAACCTCCTCTGAACCAATTGTTGATCATGATGACTTCTAATAGTGAGTATTTGTAATTCCACAGGAGTAAATGCTATCTCTGAACTGTACAATAACTGTTTGGGAAAATTATTGTgctgtacggattttgattcataattCCAAATTGAATCTTAATCCGTACAGTGCAAAACTTTGTCATATTTCTTCGCATTTTAGCCATTAAATATGATAGTATGATGCTGAAATATAACGCTGATGATTTGAGAAAAAGCGTTGAAATAGTGTACAATGGCcaggaacacgtttttgtctcaagcgccAAAATAccgccgttttcaaaaatatcatagcacgtctagtttttgagatattggatgttgaaaatgcaaaaaatgactaccgtcaagctaccattcaccgtgcatttaagaaaaatttgctcttcaataaattgtataactttgccaaataatttgatgcgtactagaataccactacgtagcgtgcaattatataataattcaggaaaaaatataaaactagtgttggataacaaaaaatactctaaaaatatgtttgaaaatgtaatgttaaggtcgcctcgtaccgtgctatgtcaccatttaccgtgcacactagtgcaccattaaccgtgcatatagttttcgtcatgatttgattttgtatcttgaagaaacgttggaaatggagcaactatgttgctagtagtgtgcgcactcatttttaagaatattaaaatcttcatttataataaaaaccatacaacgtttaaaaatttactaaataaataattttccattaaaatcgttataggaggtttgactgtattgttcaaaccatttcatattcactcaaacactcaaaatgaagttttttaatcacgacataacaataaatctaatattaccgaataatttcaagctttttacagtaatgcacggtaatgggaaccatacatattgaaaagggtccatttaccgtgcatttgggttttgactgaaacacaatgaaaaattataaattgcataaaatttcattgctcATACTATGAAATACATCTAACTAGTGGTATACACAAtgtaaacttgttgaaattttgaaaaatttcttactctaacgttaaaatgaaaaatggtaatttttggagtttctactaagagtgttgaaaaatctcattatcaaacagaattcacatgattttgactacataaactaggtttttcaaaatgctttgtgagaaaaactacttcattctattagttttatcttattttgctgacaaaagaataatttgtgaaaattgtatgaatattttgtaggaatttgtaaatgtgcacggtgaatggagcccgcacggtgactggtgacttaacggtattttagttaacttgcatgcaaatttgccagcttgtattgcaatttattcatttaatttgccacataattcaaacGTTATCTTATCTTCGTTATACTTATCAATAAAGATTATAATACTTTCAAtgtggaaaagttatttttggtggtttgaaaaagtattgtattttcccatataagagaaacgtagaattttgtatggagacagcaagcatgttgaaaaaatgagtttaatctaaatttaatcgggcaatttcaaccaaattatatttaaaatgaacgttttaatcctattttgcatgcttggagGATGAGATCACTAAAAAGTTCGATAAATTATActtaaaattttatgtaaacatcaataaaaccagtgttttatgcatCTTAGGTGACCTGcagctgagagagaggagacagctcactgacaactggcttgtttttttggcttctttgatttcttcttctcatgtttgggttgcgcacaatggttcggagagcacaaacTGGGCCAAAACCTTTTTCATATActatttgttatcaaaaagatcataaaattaaacaatttcgatagcaatttgagtccaatcgacaatatttaaataatcaacGACACTATATGCGAGAGCACAGAAAAACAACATGAATATTCAATCACATCCAGTTTAAGTTTGACCAAATTTTGTCGGTTTTacacgctctgcccttcgaatgtgcggttttccagtgacagttaatgacaggttcccttgacttttcggagctcgcaatctaagccagctgtctcctctctctctcagaCCCGCAGCTAAAAtatgtgacgtgctggaaaatttctgagaatggcatcagattcagcaaccccaaatctacaagagacacataatttgatccttgttacgctgtgtaattctcGGAAGCTGCGAATGCTTTAGGTATTTTGAAAATCACCGTCAGAGAAGAGGTAATACAGGAGATATAAATAAAGATTGATGTAGGCAAAATTTTGGCTAAtctcaaatgcttataactttatgaaaaattgatgaaattggatgcatccagaagcagtcgacggcaaatttctagtttcaggaacttgcttggcTATGCAAATTGGCCTTCGGACACTGAAAATGTTCCGAATACTCCGAGATCGTGcccaaatgacatttttttctgtcgtttgtatttttgtgcgatgTGAAGATGtatagatgtttacaattttttggTGAAACTAGAACTAATTGGAAGTTGAATGTTGGTGAACGCATTGAGATTCGTCAAAAATGTTCAgatatatgaccatttccgtaaaactggttccggaaaatatggtcagtcatgtttgtgtTTCCAATCAAACACCATAAAACacctgtatagtaggttccaggtgccctgggggaagtggtcaattaggcgcatgtctggaaccatatcaatatgggtgtCAAACTTTACAATCATGAAGGTAAAACTCCAGGGAGTATTTTCAGATCCAGCGGCTGCTAGACCACTGTATAGCGGGTTACAACTACCTTGAGAGATGTGGTCTTGTTCCGAATTGGTTACTTCTGTAGGGGTCCCTGGAATTtactatagagtggttattACTTCTTGTGATTCTAAAAAAGCTCCACATCCAACAAGGTACATGGAACCATGGTGGACGGTGATTCTAAAACTGCATTCGGAAGcatgaattttataaatattaaactttgttaccCAAATTGGCCAACTTCATTGGGGTACctcgaacctactatacagctggtcatggcagccggtggttctGAAAGTGCATCGCCTTTCGAAAATCTTATTATTTGATACCCATATTGAAGTAACTCCACATCCCCTCGgagcacctggaacctactatagagtggtcatgcgtctaatggttctgaatgtcattttgaagtttgatgctcACTTGGATTAAAAAAGAAAACTAAGATAAAATTGACATCTTTAGCattaatgttttgatttttgggcagctgtacggatttcgaatcaCGGGCAACCTTATTagagtgtacggatttcgaagGTTTCTACTCAACTTTAGGCTCATTTGGGGATTAATTATGTATTAAAAGATGTGGAAGTCATAGAAGAAGAGTGATCAATTGCCTTTTACAAATCCAAATATATTTAACAGAggtttttatttgcttaatgcttaggtgtacggatttcggtcccatATGGTATAGTTTTTTCATCATGCAAGTTTTTGTAGAAGTGCAGTGAAATCGTTTAACAGAAATAGAGTTTTTTGGTTACACTCAGATTTATTTTACTatacaataataataaatattgtttatttgaaactgtttgcttgtaaaacaaaattcaaagcgatgacttGTGATTTTATTGACATCAATTTGACTGAAGTAGTTCAGTGAACATTTTTGGGtagaaatataaattattgattACACTCAAGTTTTGTTTTACTCTGAAAACTACGAGACCCTTTAGGTTTTCGATCTGTTTGCATGTAAATCAAAATGCATAGCGATGACATCGATCTTTTTCAGTATAAATTTGCTTGTGCATGTCTTACGATCAGATTTGAGCAGACATAGTTATTTTGGAttacacataaaacatttttaccaAACATTACGAGAACCCCTATATGTACAGCCTCTTTGCATAAAAATCAATATATAAAGCaatgatatatattttttggcaTGAACATACTTGTATTTGGTTAACATGTTTGGGGTAAAATGAAGATTTCAGAGTACActctaaatttatttttcaaacaaaaatttgaaatcctTCATtgtgttaaggtgaaacatctcggaatccaaagatggccggcacaatggccgacttgtgcctcTACTCACGTTTtaaaaggcactaaactggagaaatagttggaaaatgtttctgatcttcttatttttagctttctgttagtgcacaaagccaaaataaaaatgcacggttgttggatgcttttttGCTAGATTTGTGCGTTTAGAGTTTTATTGCAATCttagaaattgattccaacCTGATTCACCTTAAACAATTTGCTTGTATATCTATACTTGAAGCGATGACATTCAATTTTATCGATATTTTATTCTAGAACTctagaaaatgtttttgagctgaaatagaatttttgaaaaacactcaaaatttctatTACCTAAATACAACTTAAAACTGTttgcctgtaaatcaaaattcatggtAATTATATGTATTTCTCCGTCAATGCATTGATTGTTGAAGTCTAGTCAACACGTTAGAGCAGAAATAAAGCTTTGTGTAcacttatttattttattataaagagctactaaaactcaaaattttagCCTGTTAGTCTGTAAAGCAAGATGCAattgatttgttgttttcttgacaataatttgtttttagttGTCTGGTAAACATGTTTGAGCAATAATTAAATATTAGACTCAAcatttattttactttaaaaactAGGATAATAGTatgtttatatgaaaaatcTAAGAAAACTACTATCACTGATCGACGAATAATTTGAATTTAGTTAGTGACCAACAGATTTAATGCTGACATTTTACCTCCTCTTCAGAACCCCTTAGAGTCGCCTATGACCATCAAACGACGGACATACGCATAGCGATAAGTAGTTGCGCTCTGTTTCACTTACCACTATCACGTAAGTGCCGTCCTTTCGCCAATTGCCGTTCAGGCTGTAGAACGTGAGATTTTTGATGCTGGGATCTCTCCGGTGCCACTGGATGAAGTTATCCACGGTGTGGTAGGCCACCAAATTCGAGGGCCAATTGGCCACATACAGCTCACGTAACTCGGGCCAATCTTCCGGTGGTATCACAGTTAATGTATCGACAATGGCGGAGGCGGCGACGGCCTCGGTGGTGTTCATCGTACCGTGTAAACTAGACAACTGATGGTGTTATCCGTCGAATCCGACGAAGAACGACGACGACTTCGACGAgcatgatggtgatgatgatgagagACCAGACCACTATCCCGCAGTAGAAGGCTGACCGCATGCGAACACAAAGTGGATATTTTGCTCTGTTGCGGAGAGTAGATTTGCTGTGCAAAATtacttagagtaaggtggggcaaacgTTTAAgtttcaagatttctagctcaacttaaaacaaatgttgttaGTTTTATattggttcgaatgctattcaagtaagagactatTATTCCAAATATTATAGATATCGATTATGATTAAGGAAGGTTATGGTCATTAAATGTTATTGAATGTggaaattgtaattttcaatcGAACTTGTGTTTGTTAGAACGTGATGAAAATAAAACGTTATCATTTTTTATATGGGAGCTTTGCTAGGCCTATCGTATAGGTGCATTaacatatatttgtttttttcttcttaaatGTTTGGAAGCCAATTTtgacccatagtggggcaaaagctcGAGCCCTATTTATCGTGACAAAGCTTGTAAATTACCTAGAATCTACTTAGTACCTTTAAATATAGATAAATATGACTGTTTGTGCAAAAAAgtaatcaaatttaaaattagttttgaaaaaaaaaaatgcttttttagtatattataattaactttgtttttcgaaaacttcaCACTAAATATATtgatacaaaagtgttcagcaacattgtagTCAATATGTTGAAGATCCACTGTGGTGTGGTCTTTATTTCTCTTTAAGTGTTATAGCCTTCGCTAAGAGCGACCTTTTCCCCCACCATTCTCTATACCTGTGCACATGGATTGGTACTAAAATGCTCGATTAGTTGCTGCTGGGAGTGAGAGAGAATATTCAAAACGTGATATGGCATATGCTAGAGAGAAGAACACACTTGTTTACCCACGCGGCTTGCGGCGCACAATTTATGAGATAGTTGTCGCTCCCATAAATCATCTCTACGTACGTTATTATACTAGGTTAGTGCGATAACAACTAAGTAGAAGCTGGTAACTTTTTTAcgaaaaacttattcaaattttttaaaaattgaccatatttgtagttttttatcaaaattttatgccGAACTTGAgcaatttgtataaaaatcggttttcactactattattctgaacacaactgtaggcCATTGACTTGAACCTGTTTCAGATTTATGCCCCctttaacaatttttaatttttgtgtttttctttATTCAAAATAGaactaccgtcgatgggggtgacaatgggtctaggaggtgagattgggtcaaaacggaaaaaaataCGATTCATGAAATATTCCAGCCTCTTAttactaaattttttttttttcatatattagggaacatattatcaCAGGTCATTGATCAAAATATACACTTTTAGaattagtagtttttgtttaacaTATCAAtgaacttgtatgttgaaactagaaaaaacttacaacattaaacttctcctgtgcaaagtatcacgcatgtactttaacctctattgTTGTAATAGTAGAAGGTTGCAAGTGTTTTCCATACACTTCGCTCGTATTTCTCggaatttatttgatttttccctaaaaattatttttttttcgatacggtgtcttaaacattaaaaatgggggtgagattgggtcaagcaaaaACAATCGTGAATGAAATCACAAGTCCACTTTTTCGACGTTTTACGGTGCCGTGTGTCTAtcctcattaagatgtgtttattctttctaaatacagcatttctgaaacgtcaaacaagtctacttgtggattccgtgcattgaataacaatgcaaagcATATTGATAGCTTCTCAAATCACTGTTTTTTGTGCGCAGCGACATCGAAaattatcaaatggattttttttcaaattcaattatttattagtATTTTCATATTGTAGAAACATTTCACGGAAGTACAAGTGAGTTCTAGGATCCCGGAAATAccggcattggcgtagctaggatttttttctggagaggGCCTAGGGAGGTATATTTAAATATAcaaattcattctttttgttatccttcaagaattatagcgaaaaaattaaaaggaatgtcctttgtgattcttccaagaTTGTTCAAGTATTCAATCATGTTCATTGAATAGATTCCTCTtagaattccaacggaaatttctttatgaattactTTCATAATTTTCAGTGCTTTCCTCAAGAACtcttttaccagttttcacgaaATTCGTCCTGGGCTTTCCACAGAAATTattcccagactttctgatctcaccagaaaaatTCAAGAAGAATCTGTATCGCATTGCTTAAACAATCACTtgaagaattctgccagaaaatgcattagaaattatttttattatttctcctggaaggtcctctacgtacttattatatTTAAACCGTTAGTTTAAAGTGTCCTCCAGTTGctcattattaatttgtttaggattttaatCAATTACTGAGTATTTATCAATAGTACAGAaaaatcaccaaaaatgtcttcaagatcaccaagcaaggattcattccacgaattcctCAGAACAGTTTGCATTTGAAGCTCTACAGttctgtttgaaaaaatcacaataaaaaatatccaaacttctCTGTTTGGAACTGTTAAAATTGAGTCTCTGAaaaaggtcccaaacggaccgaaacgttggacaaaataaaataacagttttcttttaattttgtcaagactgaaaagccaatttATCATCAACGCAGAACTACctgcattttttatatttctttaaaatcaaGGAGCAACATCCCCCATTCTTTCAAAACCtcctcagcatttttgtttaattttctttgctttgcttaaataagaaatgt includes:
- the LOC5568231 gene encoding uncharacterized protein LOC5568231, yielding MNTTEAVAASAIVDTLTVIPPEDWPELRELYVANWPSNLVAYHTVDNFIQWHRRDPSIKNLTFYSLNGNWRKDGTYVIVDRYQLFLYTLAATGGNDVLQRALHLLDWSQGFKVSSFLARHRNAVIDVIDAKGLRKEYDSCTYLYYLPREESTKLEVELPEGFRLGDLTAEDAAKADAVWPNRHTGSLFFLQRLAAWNPNVGLYNASGELVAWCFRLQAGPLGALQVDEKHLKKGYGSIVTAAMAKKLANLNQDCFALVNNSNIPSKRMFEKLGFRHTDFAYWLRTYPTVPFQWSDD